A genomic window from Fibrobacterota bacterium includes:
- a CDS encoding ATP synthase subunit I — MDPSPHHLWAFAVGAATGIVFHGGIWWTIHEVPGKANPGWWFAASTVVRTVVSVAGFRLVVDGNWRIVVLCLVGFLAARGAATWVTASNKAATSD, encoded by the coding sequence ATGGATCCATCGCCGCACCACCTCTGGGCTTTCGCCGTGGGAGCCGCCACCGGCATCGTGTTCCACGGCGGGATCTGGTGGACGATCCACGAAGTTCCCGGCAAGGCGAACCCGGGATGGTGGTTCGCAGCCAGCACGGTGGTGCGCACTGTCGTTTCCGTCGCCGGATTCCGGCTTGTTGTGGACGGAAATTGGCGAATTGTCGTCCTGTGCCTCGTGGGATTCCTTGCCGCTCGAGGGGCCGCGACCTGGGTGACCGCATCCAACAAGGCTGCCACAAGCGATTGA
- a CDS encoding fructose-bisphosphate aldolase class I has protein sequence MNQDELKSVAQAIVADSKGILAADESNPTIEDRFDGIGVKSTEENRRRYREILFSTEGIEQYIGGVILFHETLHQTTGDGTPFAQFLSKRGIVPGIKVDEGSKALAMYPGERITEGLDGLRERLLEYKRTGAKFAKWRSVIEINERDLPTRFAIRANAHALARYAALCQEVGLVPIVEPEVLMDGAHDIERCEKVTSIVLEEVFSELDAHRVLLEGMLLKPNMIVPGMKCPRRESVLRVAAATMRCLLRHVPTAVPGIVFLSGGQSADDATEHLNAMNHLGTHPWSVSFSFGRALQAPVLSVWKGKEANVAAAQKTFLQRCKFNGLACAGKYHRELV, from the coding sequence ATGAACCAAGACGAACTCAAGAGCGTGGCCCAAGCCATCGTCGCCGACTCCAAAGGGATCCTGGCCGCCGATGAAAGCAATCCCACCATCGAAGACCGCTTCGATGGGATCGGCGTGAAGTCCACCGAGGAAAACCGCCGCAGATACCGCGAGATCCTGTTCTCCACGGAAGGGATCGAGCAATACATCGGGGGCGTCATCCTCTTCCATGAAACGTTGCACCAGACCACCGGGGATGGAACTCCGTTCGCGCAGTTTCTGTCCAAACGGGGCATCGTCCCCGGGATCAAGGTGGACGAAGGCTCCAAGGCGCTGGCGATGTATCCCGGCGAACGGATCACCGAGGGCCTGGATGGCCTGCGCGAACGGTTGCTGGAATACAAACGGACAGGCGCGAAGTTCGCGAAATGGCGTTCGGTGATCGAGATCAACGAACGCGACCTTCCCACCCGATTCGCCATCCGCGCCAACGCCCATGCGCTCGCGCGCTACGCCGCGCTTTGCCAGGAAGTGGGCCTGGTTCCGATCGTGGAGCCGGAGGTGCTGATGGACGGTGCCCACGACATCGAACGCTGCGAAAAGGTCACGTCCATCGTGCTGGAGGAAGTCTTCTCCGAGCTCGATGCCCACCGCGTGCTGCTCGAGGGCATGTTGCTGAAGCCGAACATGATCGTTCCCGGCATGAAATGCCCGCGCCGCGAGAGCGTGTTGCGGGTGGCCGCAGCCACCATGCGTTGCCTGCTTCGCCACGTGCCCACAGCCGTTCCAGGAATCGTTTTTCTTTCCGGTGGACAGAGCGCCGACGATGCCACCGAACATCTCAACGCCATGAACCACCTGGGCACTCATCCGTGGAGCGTCAGCTTTTCCTTCGGGCGGGCCTTGCAGGCGCCGGTGCTGTCCGTATGGAAGGGCAAGGAGGCAAACGTGGCGGCGGCTCAAAAGACCTTCCTGCAGCGCTGCAAGTTCAATGGGCTCGCTTGTGCCGGAAAGTACCACCGGGAACTAGTCTGA
- a CDS encoding S8 family serine peptidase — translation MISPVLLALCGYASDLDIPTPLLRESGPAPVTEAPSSERVRPWEAPDAAQRFVVGTTDSAAIARWLALHGWPHRSMGSGLFEVEISSDSLDLLATHPAIDRVESPARRDHHALDASRDRINAQEAHAGTGLIRSHRGTKALVGIIDIGFDLNHPAFQDSLGNSRIIRLWDHTNTSGKPPAGFSTGTLFTTPAAIKSLGRSGSDETHGTHVAGLAAGRGWPAAGGEWWGVADDARIALVDCGEGCRQINDGIKYLFRLGDSLKLPVAVNMSWGTLNGPRNGKSSDCVVTRSLVGPGKIVVASAGNTGGNAAHAAHEFRGDTARYALQVSKGTQTLSTGGTRTSYFNEVELWGDSAKSYQAWVEVLNAKDSLLATSTVFQLGTGSSSYQSIDVRKVVGPDTLWAKGNIEKRSGLSGLRLSVSTNRTGLQLRMGVTATSGTVHGWIWEAGLDFLNLPQSRCRGCVVPDSLHVISDKATCPAVIAVGAISGSTGARATFTSRGPGLGPVPKPDLAAPGVSIISALNSGALGSSTVSGKIGTYPWGPMSGTSMSAPLVTGAIALLLEANPKLTTDSLVRIFKGTRTVHNPDTGWTRLDVFKLMQLAESTPVASVRNPLHLTQPTVRFWIGADGRRTAVPAGAMPRDFHPGGIAWLQTCQDGICTARGMVRPAR, via the coding sequence ATGATCTCACCGGTCCTGCTCGCGCTTTGTGGATACGCGTCCGATCTGGACATCCCGACACCGCTCTTGCGCGAGTCCGGACCCGCACCTGTCACGGAGGCTCCCTCGAGCGAACGCGTCCGGCCTTGGGAAGCCCCCGATGCCGCGCAGCGCTTCGTGGTGGGGACCACCGATTCTGCGGCGATCGCCCGGTGGCTGGCTCTGCACGGCTGGCCCCATCGCTCCATGGGTTCCGGTTTGTTCGAGGTGGAAATCTCTTCCGACAGCCTGGACCTCCTGGCCACGCACCCCGCCATCGACCGTGTGGAGTCGCCGGCCCGGCGCGACCACCATGCCTTGGACGCCTCGCGCGACCGCATCAACGCCCAAGAGGCCCACGCGGGAACAGGCCTCATCCGCAGCCATCGCGGCACCAAAGCATTGGTGGGGATCATCGACATCGGTTTTGACCTCAACCACCCCGCCTTCCAGGATTCCCTGGGCAATTCGCGGATCATCCGACTGTGGGACCATACCAATACCTCCGGCAAGCCACCTGCCGGGTTCAGCACTGGCACATTGTTCACCACGCCCGCGGCGATCAAAAGCCTGGGAAGATCGGGCTCCGACGAAACCCATGGCACCCATGTGGCCGGACTGGCTGCCGGACGCGGATGGCCAGCGGCCGGAGGCGAATGGTGGGGTGTGGCCGACGATGCGCGCATCGCGTTGGTGGACTGTGGTGAAGGTTGCCGACAGATCAACGACGGCATCAAGTACCTGTTTCGGTTGGGCGACAGCCTCAAGCTCCCGGTGGCCGTCAACATGAGCTGGGGCACCCTCAATGGCCCCCGCAACGGCAAAAGTTCCGATTGCGTAGTGACCCGCTCGCTGGTGGGTCCAGGAAAGATCGTGGTCGCTTCGGCCGGGAATACCGGAGGCAACGCCGCCCACGCCGCCCACGAATTCCGTGGCGACACGGCGCGCTATGCCTTGCAGGTTTCGAAGGGCACCCAAACCCTTTCCACTGGCGGGACACGCACCTCGTACTTCAACGAGGTGGAACTGTGGGGCGACTCGGCCAAGTCCTACCAAGCATGGGTGGAGGTTCTCAATGCGAAGGACTCGCTCTTGGCCACATCCACCGTATTCCAGCTGGGCACCGGGTCCAGTTCCTACCAGTCCATCGATGTCCGCAAGGTGGTGGGCCCGGACACGTTGTGGGCCAAGGGAAACATCGAAAAACGCTCCGGGCTGAGCGGCTTGCGATTGTCGGTGAGCACCAACCGCACGGGCCTGCAATTGCGCATGGGCGTCACCGCCACCAGCGGCACGGTCCACGGCTGGATCTGGGAAGCGGGACTGGATTTCCTGAACCTGCCGCAGAGCCGCTGCCGTGGCTGCGTCGTTCCCGACAGCCTGCATGTGATTTCAGACAAAGCCACCTGCCCCGCCGTGATCGCGGTGGGCGCCATCAGCGGGAGCACCGGCGCGCGCGCCACCTTCACTTCACGCGGCCCAGGCTTGGGGCCGGTGCCCAAGCCGGACCTGGCCGCCCCAGGCGTGTCCATCATCTCGGCGCTGAACTCCGGCGCACTCGGGTCCAGCACGGTCAGCGGCAAGATCGGCACCTATCCCTGGGGGCCGATGTCCGGGACATCGATGTCCGCTCCGTTGGTGACGGGCGCCATCGCCCTGTTGCTGGAGGCCAACCCAAAGCTCACCACAGACAGCTTGGTGCGCATCTTCAAGGGAACCCGCACCGTCCACAATCCCGACACCGGTTGGACGCGACTGGACGTGTTCAAATTGATGCAACTCGCCGAATCGACTCCTGTCGCATCGGTGCGCAACCCCTTGCACCTGACGCAACCGACGGTCCGTTTCTGGATCGGGGCCGATGGCCGTCGCACTGCCGTGCCCGCAGGCGCCATGCCGCGCGACTTCCATCCGGGTGGAATCGCCTGGCTACAGACCTGCCAAGACGGAATCTGCACGGCGCGGGGGATGGTCAGACCGGCGAGATAG
- a CDS encoding glycoside hydrolase family 5 protein has translation MVNKNGVPPQLRGMSFYWSQAKVGKDFYNPKVVDWMVSDWNVSILRAAMAVEGDWSTAEKGYLSDPAGNKARVKAVVDAAIAKGIYVIIDWHDHNALDHKAKALEFFTEMSQTYGKSPNVIFEIFNEPLDVPWSSLKTYATDLLAAIRKNSDNLVVVGTGKWDTELIPPSKDPITGYQNVAYAFHMYASEEWHHTHYMKRADSAIAAGLPLFVSEWGLSQANGNGTLNMPWINEFWNWMESQKLSSCAWSITDAAESSASLKAVTWNGDGSAKHNVSVEGGWPESDLTEGGKWLRGKFRALNPVLSVKRSERRCICVRGSDGRATLKFGSAVGPGTVRISDAKGTIRQTISVGRGQSVGLDLERGLHFVRLNDEPAIPMMAP, from the coding sequence GTGGTCAACAAGAACGGAGTGCCGCCCCAATTGCGGGGCATGAGCTTCTACTGGAGCCAGGCCAAGGTGGGCAAGGACTTCTACAACCCCAAGGTGGTCGATTGGATGGTCTCCGATTGGAACGTCTCCATCTTGCGCGCCGCCATGGCGGTGGAAGGCGATTGGAGCACGGCGGAAAAAGGCTACCTGTCCGATCCCGCCGGCAACAAAGCCCGCGTGAAGGCGGTGGTGGACGCGGCCATCGCCAAGGGGATCTACGTCATCATCGATTGGCACGACCACAACGCCCTGGACCACAAGGCGAAGGCCTTGGAATTCTTCACCGAGATGAGCCAAACCTACGGCAAATCTCCGAACGTGATCTTCGAGATCTTCAACGAGCCGCTGGACGTGCCGTGGTCCAGCCTGAAGACCTACGCCACCGACCTTCTGGCCGCGATCCGGAAGAATTCCGACAACCTCGTCGTCGTGGGAACCGGGAAGTGGGACACGGAGCTGATCCCACCATCCAAGGACCCCATCACCGGCTACCAGAACGTCGCCTACGCCTTCCACATGTACGCCTCCGAGGAATGGCACCACACGCACTACATGAAGCGCGCCGACAGCGCGATCGCCGCGGGCCTCCCGCTGTTCGTGAGCGAATGGGGCCTGTCGCAGGCCAACGGCAACGGAACGCTCAACATGCCCTGGATCAACGAGTTCTGGAACTGGATGGAATCCCAGAAATTGTCCAGCTGCGCGTGGTCGATCACCGATGCGGCCGAAAGTTCGGCTTCGCTGAAGGCGGTGACCTGGAACGGCGATGGAAGCGCCAAGCACAACGTGTCGGTGGAGGGCGGATGGCCGGAATCGGACCTGACCGAAGGCGGGAAATGGTTGCGCGGCAAGTTCCGCGCCTTGAATCCGGTCCTCTCGGTGAAGCGATCCGAGCGCCGCTGCATCTGCGTTCGCGGCAGCGATGGCCGGGCCACCCTGAAATTCGGGTCGGCCGTGGGTCCCGGCACCGTGCGGATCTCCGACGCCAAGGGAACCATACGCCAGACAATTTCCGTCGGACGCGGCCAATCCGTCGGACTGGACCTGGAACGGGGACTGCACTTCGTGCGCCTGAACGACGAGCCCGCCATCCCGATGATGGCCCCCTGA